The proteins below are encoded in one region of Methanosarcina barkeri 3:
- a CDS encoding co-chaperone YbbN, whose amino-acid sequence MKQLVLLSILIIGTLFTAGCTEQSPTQESHGNGSVVNTTELGQINTSLEKGPVFLKIGAEWCGPCQKMKPILQELANKYEGKATIMSVDIEQSPEFIEYFGVGSIPDSSVIIGIENGEYVYMQEDGNVSKNRFTARILGLRDKQEFEKVLDLALQKENTKSE is encoded by the coding sequence ATGAAGCAATTAGTTCTATTATCGATTCTGATTATAGGTACGCTTTTTACAGCTGGTTGTACTGAGCAAAGCCCTACCCAGGAGTCTCATGGTAATGGTTCTGTTGTCAATACGACTGAACTTGGACAGATAAATACATCACTTGAGAAAGGCCCGGTCTTTTTAAAAATCGGCGCCGAATGGTGTGGGCCCTGCCAGAAGATGAAACCTATCCTTCAGGAACTGGCAAATAAATATGAAGGAAAAGCAACGATTATGTCCGTAGATATAGAACAAAGCCCTGAATTTATTGAGTATTTCGGAGTAGGCTCTATTCCTGACTCATCCGTGATCATAGGTATTGAAAACGGAGAATATGTATATATGCAAGAGGATGGAAACGTTAGCAAGAACAGGTTCACGGCCAGAATTCTTGGACTCAGGGATAAGCAAGAATTCGAAAAAGTTCTGGATCTAGCGCTGCAAAAAGAAAATACCAAATCCGAATAA
- the lon gene encoding endopeptidase La: protein MYSQQADDNREMLVIPLFEIVVYPQSRTKLISDKTTGEILLNEMKNSEFINAVGLTVKSDIKASDLSEEGLYRTGNLLKITYVQPADDGYLVIAKAIERVEAVSLYRKNGLFYTTYRPVHDLPDFDEDDEAELMANVKKTIHEISTRFQGSEQFTKSIDKMNSIDQIMGFVMPYIPVKLAEKQRLLELASVRERYLLFLHILTKHKENINLQIEMAKKVTDKISKSNREAMLREQLKVIQEELNEGDDSASGDAAYREKIENSTMPDEVKKKAFSELKKLETGGSHNPEAHVIRNYLDLLLDLPWITEEKKSIDIAEARQVLENNHNGLEKVKERIIQHLAVMKLKHEKQGSILLLIGPPGTGKTSLGKSIADALGRKYVRVSLGGVKDEAEIRGHRRTYIGALPGRIIQGMRKAGTKNPVFILDEVDKLSASYSGDPASALLEVLDPEQNSTFSDHYLEIPYDLSDVLFIATANSLASIPWPLLDRMETIEISGYTKNEKLAIAKDHLLPCILEDHGLDAEKLKIEDEALKVIIDKYTREAGVRGLKKQLAKTARFVSEKIVSGKADLPYVVRADMLKEILGKEIIRQEEARKENVPGVVTGLAWTPVGGDILFIEGTFMPGSGKLTLTGQLGDVMKESAKISLSLVRSRLANTANSFDFTSSDIHIHVPSGATPKDGPSAGVTLFTALTSLITGKAVDPKLAMTGEITLSGAVLPVGGIKEKVLAAHRAGIKKVILPKENERDLEDVPEDARNELQFVPVETIEEVLREALDIDLPRPVVPSYPGNSYAPAHSV from the coding sequence ATGTATTCACAACAAGCTGACGATAACAGAGAGATGCTGGTTATACCCCTTTTTGAGATTGTGGTTTACCCTCAAAGCCGGACAAAACTCATATCTGACAAAACTACTGGCGAAATACTACTTAATGAAATGAAAAACTCCGAGTTCATTAACGCTGTCGGGCTGACTGTGAAGAGCGACATAAAAGCTTCGGACCTATCGGAAGAAGGTCTGTATAGAACCGGAAATCTGCTTAAAATTACATATGTACAGCCTGCTGATGACGGATATCTCGTTATTGCAAAGGCTATCGAAAGGGTAGAGGCAGTTTCTCTTTATCGGAAGAATGGGCTGTTCTACACAACTTACAGGCCTGTCCATGATCTGCCGGATTTCGACGAGGACGACGAGGCCGAACTGATGGCGAATGTAAAAAAGACCATTCACGAGATCAGCACAAGGTTCCAGGGCTCCGAACAGTTTACCAAGTCGATCGATAAGATGAACTCCATTGACCAGATAATGGGATTTGTCATGCCGTACATACCTGTGAAACTTGCCGAAAAGCAAAGACTCCTTGAGCTTGCCTCGGTTCGTGAAAGGTATCTTCTGTTCCTTCACATTTTGACAAAGCATAAAGAAAATATCAATCTCCAGATCGAAATGGCAAAAAAAGTCACTGACAAAATAAGCAAGTCGAACAGAGAGGCAATGCTCCGTGAGCAACTCAAAGTGATTCAGGAAGAGCTCAACGAAGGAGATGACTCAGCATCAGGCGACGCTGCATATAGGGAGAAAATTGAAAACTCAACTATGCCTGACGAGGTAAAAAAGAAGGCATTTTCAGAATTGAAGAAACTCGAAACCGGAGGAAGTCATAATCCTGAAGCCCATGTTATAAGGAATTATCTTGACCTTTTGCTTGACCTTCCCTGGATAACCGAGGAGAAAAAGAGCATAGATATTGCCGAAGCCCGTCAGGTGCTTGAGAACAACCACAATGGGCTGGAGAAGGTCAAAGAGAGAATAATTCAGCACCTGGCAGTCATGAAATTGAAACATGAGAAACAGGGCTCAATTCTGCTCCTGATAGGGCCACCAGGAACCGGTAAAACAAGCCTTGGAAAAAGTATTGCCGATGCTCTGGGCAGAAAATATGTCCGTGTCAGCCTCGGAGGCGTCAAAGACGAAGCTGAAATTCGGGGACACAGGCGAACCTATATCGGTGCTCTGCCCGGAAGGATTATTCAGGGTATGAGAAAAGCAGGCACGAAAAATCCTGTATTTATTCTTGATGAGGTCGATAAGCTCTCAGCTTCCTATTCGGGAGATCCGGCAAGTGCCCTTCTGGAGGTCCTTGACCCTGAACAGAACAGCACGTTCTCAGACCACTATCTGGAAATCCCATATGACCTGTCCGATGTCCTGTTCATAGCTACAGCCAACTCTCTGGCAAGTATTCCCTGGCCGCTCCTTGACAGAATGGAGACTATTGAGATTTCAGGCTATACAAAGAATGAGAAACTTGCAATTGCGAAAGACCATCTGCTGCCCTGCATACTGGAAGACCACGGCCTTGATGCGGAAAAACTCAAAATTGAAGATGAAGCCCTGAAAGTAATCATCGATAAATACACCCGCGAAGCCGGAGTCAGAGGACTTAAAAAACAGCTTGCCAAGACTGCAAGGTTTGTGTCCGAGAAGATTGTGTCAGGTAAAGCCGACCTTCCTTATGTGGTCAGGGCTGACATGCTCAAAGAAATTCTAGGAAAAGAGATAATCAGGCAGGAAGAAGCCAGAAAAGAGAACGTACCCGGCGTGGTTACAGGACTTGCATGGACGCCTGTGGGAGGAGATATTCTCTTCATAGAAGGTACTTTTATGCCAGGCAGCGGAAAACTCACTCTTACAGGCCAGCTAGGAGATGTGATGAAGGAATCTGCAAAGATATCTTTGAGTCTTGTCAGGTCACGGCTTGCAAATACTGCAAACAGCTTTGATTTCACTTCAAGTGATATTCACATCCATGTACCTTCAGGTGCAACCCCGAAAGACGGCCCGTCAGCAGGCGTAACCCTCTTTACCGCCCTTACGTCCCTGATAACCGGAAAAGCTGTTGACCCCAAACTTGCTATGACAGGGGAAATAACGTTGAGCGGTGCAGTACTGCCTGTCGGAGGCATAAAAGAGAAAGTTCTGGCAGCTCACAGGGCAGGTATAAAGAAGGTAATCCTGCCAAAAGAAAACGAAAGGGACCTTGAAGATGTGCCTGAGGATGCCAGAAACGAACTTCAGTTCGTGCCTGTAGAGACCATTGAAGAGGTCTTGAGAGAAGCCCTGGATATTGATCTGCCCAGGCCGGTAGTACCGTCATATCCTGGAAACAGTTATGCACCTGCGCATAGTGTATAA
- a CDS encoding MarR family winged helix-turn-helix transcriptional regulator, with protein sequence MMEKKERLFIVFENLIKIRSECSCQIFSECGLSDITLKQIGYLKVIDECGEVTFSKLARITSNSKPTITEMINKFIKMECVYREKCQDDGRIFYIRLTEKGQMLARAEETALLKVIERMANSLNEKELDTLIEILRKVR encoded by the coding sequence ATGATGGAGAAAAAAGAGCGTTTGTTCATAGTTTTTGAAAACCTGATCAAAATCAGAAGCGAATGCTCCTGTCAGATCTTCTCTGAATGCGGACTATCGGATATTACTCTCAAGCAGATCGGATACCTGAAAGTCATTGACGAATGTGGGGAGGTAACATTCAGTAAGCTTGCCAGAATTACCAGCAATTCAAAGCCTACCATCACCGAGATGATTAATAAATTCATCAAAATGGAGTGTGTATACAGGGAGAAGTGTCAGGATGATGGCAGAATTTTTTACATTCGTCTGACAGAAAAAGGGCAAATGTTAGCCCGTGCCGAAGAGACCGCTTTATTGAAGGTTATTGAAAGAATGGCGAACTCACTGAATGAGAAAGAGCTCGATACACTTATAGAAATCCTTAGAAAAGTAAGGTAA
- a CDS encoding UPF0228 family protein, which produces MDKKLVIILTLFLGLVVLLGIFIKTSANKETVAHKPQVGGFLIEFEDGTTEQEVKSILKNSNMPINYSIDYNSDIMSSRYYIVVNEDKIVNVRDELRKKENWTDPIFSDFKKGDYYIITVTKQAIQDENFLEIMEDNNLQVKKSVLCLVRFGDGSKDWILGKDYILKDEAVKIKNELEMNEKVLVVSPDYIEG; this is translated from the coding sequence ATGGATAAAAAGTTAGTGATCATTTTAACTCTTTTTCTAGGTCTTGTAGTTCTTTTGGGGATATTTATAAAAACATCAGCTAATAAGGAAACTGTGGCTCATAAACCGCAGGTAGGTGGCTTTCTCATCGAATTTGAAGATGGGACTACTGAGCAGGAAGTTAAAAGTATTCTTAAAAATTCCAATATGCCCATAAACTATAGCATAGATTACAATTCTGACATTATGTCAAGTAGATACTATATAGTGGTAAATGAAGATAAAATAGTCAATGTAAGAGACGAATTAAGGAAAAAGGAAAATTGGACTGATCCTATATTCTCTGATTTTAAGAAAGGAGATTATTACATAATCACAGTAACTAAACAAGCTATACAGGATGAAAATTTCCTTGAGATTATGGAAGATAATAATCTTCAGGTAAAAAAATCTGTTTTATGTCTTGTCCGCTTTGGAGACGGATCAAAGGATTGGATATTGGGAAAGGATTATATCTTGAAAGACGAGGCAGTCAAAATAAAAAACGAACTTGAAATGAATGAGAAAGTTTTGGTTGTAAGTCCTGACTATATTGAAGGGTAA
- a CDS encoding GDYXXLXY domain-containing protein, translated as MNQKKILYLTIVFWLLIFSGFIAYKEYTLRTGTEVLLKTLPVDPKDLFRGDYVTLNYEISNLNMEKLPSEESYFYNDEPVYLALELKNGYGVPKKIYTTPPEDGLYIKGKVKDILYDWETDESGVTTEETIKELRVDYGIESYFVPEGKGMEIEKAQRTGKTEVDAKIIIDKYGNTVIKSLLIDGKETEF; from the coding sequence ATGAACCAGAAAAAAATCCTTTACCTTACCATAGTTTTCTGGCTCCTGATTTTTTCAGGCTTTATTGCTTATAAGGAGTATACTCTCAGGACCGGCACTGAGGTTCTGCTCAAAACCTTACCAGTAGACCCAAAAGACCTTTTCAGGGGAGACTACGTGACCCTTAACTACGAAATCAGCAACCTGAATATGGAAAAGCTTCCATCTGAAGAATCTTACTTTTATAATGACGAACCAGTATATCTGGCACTTGAACTGAAAAACGGATACGGCGTACCTAAAAAAATTTATACTACTCCACCTGAGGACGGACTTTACATCAAAGGCAAGGTAAAAGATATTCTATACGACTGGGAAACCGACGAATCAGGTGTTACGACAGAAGAAACCATTAAGGAGCTTCGGGTCGACTACGGCATTGAAAGTTATTTTGTTCCCGAAGGCAAGGGAATGGAGATAGAAAAGGCACAAAGGACCGGGAAAACAGAAGTTGATGCAAAAATTATCATTGACAAATACGGAAACACCGTAATTAAGAGTTTATTGATTGACGGAAAGGAGACTGAGTTTTAA
- a CDS encoding DUF2157 domain-containing protein encodes MFDQDLIQKWLEEGTITHAQAEKMRADIEEYKTEHRSKKQIIAFSTIGAILIGIGAILFVASNWEKIGDTVKILLLAGSTLSIHYTGYHLKYENQKYPRLGSALLFLSALFFGASLFLIAQIYNSNANNSTLVLIWLFGVSPLIYGYRSIAVAGLCSLLFYIWVGLLYSERNSFGELINFLDLYLISGIALYFAGTLHELSAKAKYAAPIFKFMGLQAVLLALFMYTFGLWESKNEEIVPVIYAFLGILFLVVLLSKSLRSKLAGFQTDTSMAVISFLMAGFTLIAANTQVSEEACAGFFNLVFLGLLVLLLYAGYSTEDIGIVNTAMFWFVPLIIARYFDFFWDLLPRSFFFMIGGLILLTLSVVLERKRRELKAQFAGAGQ; translated from the coding sequence ATGTTTGACCAGGATCTGATCCAAAAATGGCTGGAAGAAGGCACGATTACTCACGCCCAGGCTGAGAAAATGAGGGCGGACATTGAGGAATATAAAACAGAACACAGGTCAAAAAAACAAATTATTGCCTTCTCAACCATAGGGGCGATTTTAATCGGGATTGGTGCCATACTCTTTGTAGCTTCCAACTGGGAGAAAATCGGAGATACTGTAAAGATTCTGCTGCTTGCAGGAAGCACTCTAAGCATACATTATACTGGTTATCACTTGAAATATGAAAACCAGAAATATCCGAGGCTGGGTTCTGCTCTGCTTTTCCTCTCAGCTCTGTTTTTTGGAGCAAGCCTCTTCTTAATTGCCCAGATTTACAACAGCAACGCTAATAATAGCACCCTTGTCTTGATATGGCTTTTTGGAGTTTCTCCACTTATATACGGTTACAGGTCTATTGCGGTTGCCGGGCTTTGTTCTTTGCTTTTTTACATATGGGTAGGCCTTCTGTACAGCGAAAGAAATAGTTTCGGTGAATTGATAAATTTTCTAGACCTCTACCTTATCTCAGGTATTGCCCTTTATTTTGCAGGAACTTTGCATGAGCTATCAGCAAAAGCGAAATATGCTGCACCAATTTTTAAGTTCATGGGACTGCAAGCTGTACTCCTTGCACTGTTCATGTACACCTTCGGGTTATGGGAATCAAAAAATGAAGAAATTGTTCCGGTTATTTACGCTTTCCTGGGAATTCTTTTTCTGGTAGTCTTGCTTTCTAAATCACTTCGATCAAAGCTTGCAGGTTTCCAGACAGATACGAGCATGGCCGTAATCTCATTTTTGATGGCAGGATTTACTCTGATAGCTGCAAACACTCAGGTGTCAGAAGAGGCCTGTGCGGGCTTTTTTAATCTTGTTTTCCTCGGGCTTCTGGTTCTGCTCCTCTATGCAGGGTACAGCACAGAAGATATCGGGATAGTTAATACTGCAATGTTCTGGTTTGTACCCTTGATTATTGCAAGATATTTCGATTTTTTCTGGGACCTTCTTCCAAGATCGTTCTTTTTCATGATTGGGGGCCTTATTCTGCTGACGTTAAGTGTGGTACTGGAAAGGAAAAGAAGAGAATTAAAAGCTCAGTTTGCAGGAGCGGGACAATGA
- a CDS encoding sulfatase-like hydrolase/transferase, with protein sequence MSQAVRKPKSLSVLFFLITLIAFSIFPSPASGLTEVEVNPVNTPQGAVVLIVDGLSAPFIYPELTPHALDGTPLEKAKLKNLPIISKESARILELRAPQTFTEGGHSVLVTGNPGADSELVSFKDATIFDMLHKEGYLCIAAMERGDSWSIRAEQDAILRDENNSISNMKIVLEQPEPSSDNPEVPEGLLQVMKKTADKAPGYIKSKETREKYSGYNRWGVETACSIVEYMAKNRPEQKYLLTINVGAVDSSGHHRDNYGYVDCIECLDTDISPLYELCKKNNLAFLLTADHGMGFSKDDSKGGHQSEKFTETDEAQLVPLIVHAQDVESGIIKGKHGQEDFAPTLLGILDIPDHPRFAEGKQILLTGHVNLKVELPEKGSIELRKNVNGKDGDVKEGNVKEGNIVTSLQHDDEFLFLGLEPESSYTVRASLDSGNSLEEEEKKLTLETDSVLKFTEKGQQIEESSEDNPESSSGSGKNSTASFLKKESGKSSSNLTRLIGYLVIGLVNLAGIVIIAKILKKG encoded by the coding sequence ATGTCCCAGGCCGTCAGAAAACCCAAGTCTCTCTCAGTTCTGTTTTTTCTTATAACACTTATTGCTTTTTCCATTTTTCCATCCCCTGCCTCCGGGCTCACCGAGGTGGAAGTAAATCCTGTTAACACACCTCAGGGTGCGGTCGTACTGATCGTAGATGGCCTGAGTGCACCTTTTATCTATCCGGAACTTACACCGCATGCACTCGATGGCACACCTCTTGAGAAAGCCAAACTTAAAAATCTCCCTATAATCAGTAAAGAAAGTGCCAGAATTCTGGAACTTCGTGCCCCTCAAACCTTTACCGAAGGAGGACATTCGGTCCTTGTCACGGGAAATCCGGGTGCAGACAGTGAACTTGTAAGCTTTAAAGATGCCACTATTTTCGATATGCTACACAAGGAAGGTTATCTTTGTATTGCAGCTATGGAAAGAGGGGACTCTTGGTCGATTCGTGCCGAGCAGGATGCCATTCTCAGAGATGAAAATAACTCAATAAGTAATATGAAAATTGTCCTTGAGCAACCCGAACCTTCTTCTGATAATCCTGAGGTACCGGAAGGACTCTTACAGGTTATGAAAAAGACAGCTGATAAAGCACCAGGATATATCAAATCCAAAGAGACCCGTGAAAAGTACAGCGGATACAACCGATGGGGAGTAGAAACTGCATGCAGTATTGTTGAATATATGGCAAAAAACAGACCGGAGCAAAAATACCTGCTCACTATCAATGTAGGCGCTGTAGATTCAAGCGGACACCACCGGGATAATTATGGGTATGTGGACTGCATCGAATGTCTTGATACCGATATTTCCCCACTTTATGAACTCTGCAAGAAAAATAACCTTGCCTTTTTGCTGACAGCAGACCATGGAATGGGTTTTTCCAAAGATGATTCCAAAGGTGGGCACCAATCCGAAAAATTTACGGAAACCGATGAAGCACAACTCGTTCCTCTTATAGTGCATGCCCAGGATGTTGAAAGCGGAATTATCAAGGGAAAGCATGGCCAGGAAGACTTTGCCCCTACACTGCTTGGAATTCTTGATATTCCGGACCACCCAAGGTTTGCAGAAGGAAAACAGATCCTTCTGACAGGCCATGTAAACCTGAAGGTGGAACTCCCTGAAAAGGGCTCTATAGAACTCAGGAAGAATGTAAATGGAAAGGACGGGGACGTGAAAGAAGGAAACGTGAAGGAAGGAAATATTGTAACTTCCCTGCAACATGATGACGAGTTTCTCTTCCTGGGGCTTGAACCGGAAAGTAGCTATACGGTCAGGGCTTCTCTTGATTCCGGAAATAGCCTTGAAGAAGAGGAAAAAAAGCTCACTCTTGAAACCGACTCGGTGTTGAAATTCACTGAAAAAGGACAGCAAATCGAAGAAAGTAGTGAAGATAATCCGGAATCAAGTTCAGGTTCGGGAAAAAACTCTACTGCCAGTTTCCTGAAAAAGGAATCCGGAAAATCCAGTTCGAACTTAACGCGTCTGATAGGATATCTTGTGATAGGACTGGTAAATCTTGCCGGAATTGTAATTATTGCAAAAATCCTGAAAAAGGGCTGA
- a CDS encoding acylphosphatase — protein MTSEETVRAEILVSGRVQGVGFRRFARNAAERLGVESNPKNLRDGRVFIIAEGRPEAVELYISELRKGPMFAHVENVDVTFKEALGNVDQAF, from the coding sequence GTGACCTCTGAAGAAACTGTACGGGCGGAAATCCTTGTATCAGGAAGGGTACAGGGCGTAGGTTTTCGAAGATTTGCAAGAAATGCTGCCGAACGTCTGGGCGTAGAATCTAACCCCAAAAATTTAAGAGACGGCAGGGTTTTTATCATTGCAGAAGGCAGACCTGAAGCTGTGGAGCTCTATATAAGTGAACTCAGGAAAGGGCCCATGTTTGCTCATGTGGAAAATGTCGATGTTACTTTTAAGGAAGCCCTTGGAAATGTTGACCAAGCCTTTTGA
- a CDS encoding Yae1 family protein, which produces MIFGCDDGCEDGYEDGYEDGCEDGYEDGYEDGYEDGYEDGYEDGYEDGYEDGYEDGYEDGYEDAFVNTNVVEYSMEPIIILERRYFDF; this is translated from the coding sequence ATGATTTTTGGGTGCGATGATGGGTGTGAAGATGGGTATGAAGATGGGTATGAAGATGGGTGTGAAGATGGGTATGAAGATGGGTATGAAGATGGGTATGAAGATGGGTATGAAGATGGGTATGAAGATGGGTATGAAGATGGGTATGAAGATGGGTATGAAGATGGGTATGAAGATGGGTATGAAGATGCCTTCGTTAATACTAATGTCGTCGAGTACTCTATGGAGCCTATAATAATTCTAGAAAGAAGGTATTTTGATTTCTAA
- a CDS encoding DUF1614 domain-containing protein, which produces MLGFLYPPILELPLAIILLLLIITIPLIVIYLFLRLTEAAFEEIGFDHWHATLAVFGSFIGSLINIPLYAGTISSYPGWYITLASIFAPGFPTTFHPLYLAINVGGAIVPLIISAHLVLTRRVSASKAGAGILVVALITYVLAQPVAGKGIVLPFWVSPVLAVICSLVLLRGYCGAPSLAYISGSIGTLLGADVMNILTPGVLPALSPVGLQTSKSLVLSIGGAGVFDGIFLTGILAVLFASGIVRFFHGSCEGVRMHRNT; this is translated from the coding sequence TTGCTCGGTTTCCTTTATCCTCCGATACTTGAATTGCCCTTAGCCATAATCCTTCTGCTTCTTATTATTACAATTCCTCTAATCGTTATCTACTTATTCCTAAGGCTCACAGAGGCGGCCTTTGAGGAGATAGGCTTCGATCACTGGCATGCAACTCTCGCTGTCTTCGGCTCGTTCATAGGAAGCCTGATTAATATACCGCTTTATGCAGGCACTATAAGCTCCTATCCCGGATGGTACATAACACTTGCCAGTATCTTTGCTCCAGGGTTCCCGACGACCTTCCATCCCTTATATTTAGCTATAAACGTGGGAGGGGCAATAGTACCTCTTATTATATCTGCCCACCTTGTTTTGACTCGTAGGGTATCGGCTTCCAAGGCAGGTGCAGGGATTCTGGTTGTAGCATTAATAACTTATGTTTTAGCACAGCCTGTGGCAGGTAAGGGAATAGTTCTTCCCTTCTGGGTGTCTCCCGTATTAGCGGTAATTTGCAGTCTAGTCTTATTACGAGGTTATTGTGGCGCACCATCGCTTGCATATATAAGCGGCTCGATAGGAACCCTCCTGGGTGCAGATGTTATGAATATTCTGACTCCAGGAGTACTCCCTGCTCTCTCACCAGTAGGATTGCAGACTTCAAAGTCATTAGTCCTATCCATAGGAGGAGCGGGCGTATTTGATGGCATATTCTTAACAGGAATATTGGCTGTGCTCTTCGCCTCAGGAATAGTACGCTTTTTCCATGGATCATGCGAAGGTGTAAGAATGCACAGAAATACATAA
- a CDS encoding YIP1 family protein, translating to MNYIKTWKEVILKPAEFFMKMPTSGGYADPLTFAAISYIISWLLSLLVFFSVLTMEDSGFSFSEFGRISMIVGVGLFLVFVSLLILSLIANLLYRALGGTGSYEGTVRFASYASAALVFLAVPYVVSVAVVYEMCLLIMGGMFVHNVSMRKSIIAVFLSFFLPSTIWTLAILFGFV from the coding sequence ATGAACTATATCAAAACCTGGAAAGAGGTTATCCTGAAACCAGCTGAATTTTTCATGAAAATGCCTACGAGTGGAGGATACGCTGATCCCCTTACTTTTGCAGCAATCAGCTATATCATATCCTGGCTTTTATCTCTACTTGTTTTCTTCAGTGTGTTAACAATGGAAGATTCGGGATTTAGCTTTTCCGAATTTGGCCGTATTTCTATGATAGTGGGAGTAGGACTTTTTTTAGTATTCGTTTCTCTTCTTATCCTATCTCTAATCGCTAATCTCCTTTATAGGGCGCTTGGAGGAACTGGAAGTTATGAAGGTACCGTAAGATTTGCATCATATGCAAGTGCTGCATTGGTATTTTTAGCAGTTCCTTATGTCGTCTCAGTCGCTGTAGTTTACGAGATGTGTCTTCTTATTATGGGTGGTATGTTTGTGCATAATGTAAGTATGAGAAAATCCATAATAGCAGTATTTCTAAGCTTTTTCCTACCATCAACTATCTGGACGCTAGCTATCTTATTTGGCTTTGTATAA
- a CDS encoding pro-sigmaK processing inhibitor BofA family protein: MAFTIIEISTLFLAIIIAVVLYVILKNGTQLAMNAVLGILVLAAAKFLFGIKIAITLLTVLICAIGGIFGALLIIILNYLGIAFV, from the coding sequence ATGGCATTTACAATTATAGAAATCTCAACGCTATTTCTGGCAATTATAATAGCTGTTGTATTATACGTAATTCTTAAGAACGGTACTCAGCTTGCTATGAATGCTGTACTTGGAATTTTAGTCTTAGCTGCAGCAAAATTTTTATTTGGGATTAAAATCGCAATAACATTATTAACTGTCTTGATTTGCGCAATTGGAGGTATTTTTGGAGCACTTTTAATTATCATATTGAACTATCTTGGAATAGCTTTTGTATAA
- a CDS encoding methionine synthase has protein sequence MKGIIFIDEGSLPTPEGITREWVKAAAENRNEDEKLFSVVREAFRRKIDVGIHVPTYPQFRDMIGQFLDIIKDEKNCSEPYVLKEENAKILELEIIDEIAKHYKEKTGKTLEVRVCVAGPTDLYLQAFGATDYVDAYNILALDIEKFIKQAFKTAKNFKIKVIALDEISLGLNDKIQFSDSDIISALSVASTYARQQGADMEIHLYSPLKYKLICETPINVIGFEYAGTPSYLDLLDRKVLEDSNTYVGVGISRTDIFSLISIINEKYRVNAWKEKEYLQKIVTELETPDVIKKRLETAFSVLGDRIKYANPDCGLAFWPDQDLAFKLLENTAKAINEFNAERKPVNKLNWEEIIREL, from the coding sequence ATGAAGGGGATTATTTTTATCGATGAAGGCAGCCTTCCCACACCTGAAGGTATCACACGGGAGTGGGTAAAGGCAGCAGCTGAAAATCGAAATGAAGATGAAAAACTCTTTTCTGTAGTAAGGGAGGCTTTCCGGAGGAAAATCGACGTGGGGATACATGTGCCCACTTATCCTCAGTTTAGAGATATGATAGGGCAGTTTCTGGACATCATCAAGGATGAAAAGAACTGTTCTGAGCCTTATGTACTGAAAGAGGAAAATGCAAAGATCCTTGAGCTGGAAATAATTGACGAGATTGCAAAACACTACAAAGAAAAGACAGGAAAGACTCTTGAAGTCAGGGTTTGTGTTGCAGGCCCTACAGACCTCTATCTTCAGGCCTTCGGGGCAACTGATTATGTGGACGCTTATAATATCCTTGCACTGGATATCGAAAAATTCATTAAACAGGCGTTTAAAACAGCAAAAAATTTTAAAATTAAAGTTATAGCTCTGGACGAAATCAGCCTGGGATTAAATGATAAGATTCAGTTTTCTGACTCTGATATCATATCGGCTCTTTCAGTTGCCTCTACCTATGCTCGGCAGCAAGGAGCAGACATGGAAATTCATCTGTATTCTCCTTTGAAATATAAGCTTATATGCGAGACCCCTATCAATGTCATTGGATTTGAATATGCGGGAACTCCTTCCTACCTCGATCTTCTGGACAGAAAAGTACTGGAGGATTCAAATACTTATGTAGGAGTTGGAATCTCAAGAACTGACATTTTCAGTCTTATAAGCATTATCAATGAAAAGTATAGAGTTAATGCCTGGAAGGAAAAAGAATATCTGCAAAAAATCGTAACTGAGCTGGAGACTCCAGACGTTATAAAAAAGAGACTTGAAACGGCTTTTTCCGTTCTTGGGGATCGCATAAAGTATGCGAATCCGGACTGCGGACTGGCGTTCTGGCCGGATCAGGACCTTGCTTTCAAGCTGCTTGAAAATACGGCAAAAGCCATTAATGAATTTAATGCAGAAAGGAAACCAGTAAATAAATTAAACTGGGAAGAGATTATACGTGAATTATAA